The Neobacillus sp. OS1-2 genome includes a window with the following:
- the dmpG gene encoding 4-hydroxy-2-oxovalerate aldolase has translation MTNARDIFITEVALRDGSHAIAHQFTVDQVLKVAKALNDAGVPYIEVSHGDGLSGSSLQYGISRTNEMELIEAAVSVVDQAKIAVLLIPGIGTVKELKEAAKLGAKMARIATHVTEADVAPQHIQAAKDLGMETVGFLMMSHMAEVGKLVEQAKLMESYGADTVYVVDSAGALLPDQVRTRIRALKQHVGVNIGFHGHNNLSLAMANSLVAMEEGATRIDGSVRCLGAGAGNTQTEVLTAVLDRMGIQTGIDVYKMMDLAEAVVAPILKTPQEITKDSLVLGYAGVYSSFALHAKRAAAKFGIDSRDILVELGKRKVVGGQEDMIVDVAAEIAKAKAEVMIR, from the coding sequence ATGACAAATGCCCGGGATATTTTTATCACAGAGGTAGCATTGCGTGATGGAAGCCATGCGATTGCCCACCAATTTACAGTAGATCAAGTTCTGAAAGTAGCAAAGGCTTTAAATGATGCGGGGGTTCCTTATATTGAGGTATCACATGGAGACGGTTTATCTGGTTCGTCTCTACAATATGGGATTTCCAGGACTAATGAAATGGAATTGATCGAAGCAGCTGTTTCTGTGGTGGATCAGGCAAAAATAGCCGTTCTCTTGATTCCTGGAATTGGCACAGTGAAGGAATTAAAAGAAGCAGCGAAATTAGGGGCTAAAATGGCGCGTATTGCTACACATGTGACGGAAGCAGACGTTGCCCCGCAGCATATCCAAGCGGCAAAAGATCTAGGGATGGAAACGGTCGGATTTTTGATGATGTCCCACATGGCAGAGGTGGGCAAATTAGTCGAGCAAGCAAAATTAATGGAAAGCTATGGGGCTGATACGGTGTATGTGGTGGATTCAGCGGGTGCCTTACTCCCAGACCAGGTCCGCACGAGGATCCGTGCCCTGAAACAGCATGTTGGAGTAAATATTGGATTCCATGGCCACAACAACCTGTCCCTTGCCATGGCCAATTCCTTAGTCGCGATGGAAGAAGGGGCGACACGAATTGACGGGAGTGTCCGCTGTTTAGGTGCAGGAGCGGGTAATACGCAAACAGAAGTGCTTACAGCGGTGCTGGACCGAATGGGGATCCAGACAGGCATAGATGTTTACAAAATGATGGACTTAGCGGAAGCTGTGGTGGCACCGATCCTGAAAACGCCGCAAGAGATTACCAAGGATAGCCTTGTTCTCGGTTATGCCGGTGTCTATTCAAGCTTTGCCCTTCATGCTAAAAGAGCCGCGGCCAAGTTCGGAATCGATTCACGTGATATTTTAGTAGAATTAGGAAAACGTAAGGTTGTCGGTGGTCAAGAGGATATGATTGTCGATGTAGCAGCCGAAATTGCTAAAGCAAAGGCAGAAGTGATGATAAGATAA
- a CDS encoding YaiI/YqxD family protein, with translation MKIYVDADACPVKDIVIFEGTKADIPVILVTSFSHFSSAEQPAGVETIYVDDGADAADYRIMRLVEKGDIMVTQDYGLASLGLAKGCIVLHHKGFIYTNENIDQLLQTRYFSAMARKGGKRTKGPKPFTAEDREQFRELFKGVISE, from the coding sequence ATGAAAATTTATGTTGATGCGGATGCATGTCCAGTTAAAGATATTGTTATTTTTGAAGGGACGAAAGCGGACATTCCTGTCATCCTTGTTACGAGCTTTTCCCATTTTTCTAGTGCGGAACAGCCAGCAGGAGTGGAAACCATTTATGTTGATGATGGAGCAGATGCTGCCGATTACCGGATTATGAGGTTAGTGGAAAAGGGGGACATAATGGTTACGCAAGATTATGGTCTTGCATCGCTAGGTTTAGCAAAAGGATGTATCGTCCTCCACCATAAAGGGTTTATCTATACAAATGAAAATATTGATCAATTATTACAAACTCGCTATTTTAGCGCCATGGCGCGAAAGGGCGGAAAGCGGACTAAAGGGCCAAAACCTTTTACAGCGGAAGATAGGGAACAATTTAGGGAGCTGTTTAAAGGGGTAATAAGTGAATGA
- the hprK gene encoding HPr(Ser) kinase/phosphatase produces the protein MKKITVENLVRKFSLKVVAGENKLQKMITQSRVHRPGLEFVGHFDFFPTERVQILGEKEVTYLHKLSHEERRIRIGNIVHYHPPCFIVTAGEEGLTYLTHHCIEQGIPLLVTNKPEITSEFISKLDAYLVKELAPEIAVHGVCVNVSGIGILLRGNSGVGKSETAHTLIRRGHRLIADDIVVLKKLSAQTILGTHDGKTREFLALRSIGLLNVVRLYGRKAFQDESRIALDINLTKWEKDALYNDLDQKLQYTDYMGVKIPSMEIQLQPGRDVAGLIEAAANNWYLKQQGYSAVEEFMSRIEADISNSGME, from the coding sequence GTGAAGAAAATAACGGTTGAAAACTTAGTTCGTAAGTTTTCATTGAAAGTAGTGGCAGGTGAAAATAAGCTGCAGAAAATGATTACACAATCACGGGTACATCGTCCTGGCTTGGAATTTGTTGGCCATTTTGATTTCTTTCCAACAGAACGGGTGCAAATTTTAGGGGAAAAGGAAGTTACCTACTTACATAAATTAAGTCATGAAGAACGTAGAATACGAATTGGGAATATCGTCCATTATCATCCGCCATGTTTTATCGTAACAGCTGGGGAAGAAGGACTTACCTATTTAACCCACCATTGTATAGAACAGGGAATCCCTTTGTTAGTAACAAACAAACCGGAGATAACCTCAGAATTTATCTCCAAATTAGATGCGTATTTGGTGAAAGAATTAGCTCCGGAAATTGCTGTGCATGGAGTTTGTGTCAATGTGTCCGGTATTGGCATCTTACTTCGTGGAAATTCGGGGGTAGGGAAAAGTGAGACGGCACATACGTTAATTCGCCGGGGACACCGCCTGATTGCTGATGATATCGTTGTCCTAAAGAAGCTTAGCGCGCAAACCATTCTTGGGACTCATGATGGGAAAACCAGGGAATTTTTGGCGCTTCGCAGTATTGGACTGTTAAATGTGGTTCGTCTGTACGGTCGCAAAGCTTTTCAAGATGAATCACGAATTGCTCTTGATATTAATTTAACGAAGTGGGAAAAAGATGCTTTGTATAATGATTTGGACCAGAAACTTCAATACACAGACTATATGGGTGTGAAGATTCCATCCATGGAGATCCAACTCCAGCCGGGGCGTGATGTGGCGGGGTTAATTGAAGCAGCCGCAAATAACTGGTATTTGAAGCAGCAAGGATACAGTGCAGTAGAAGAGTTCATGAGCAGGATTGAGGCCGATATTTCAAATTCCGGCATGGAATAA
- a CDS encoding helical backbone metal receptor codes for MGQFILDHLGRQVNLSTVPKRIISICPAITETLFALGLEKEIVGRTKYCIFPKGMVESIPIVGGTKEVNMETIRDLQPDLILAEKEENTKEIVLALEKVAPVFVSEVQKIDDSYRMIEALGLLMNREKAAEHLIASCKTSFPNPSCKQKLNAAYVIWRKPYMVVGGTTYINDVLDTLGFQNPFATEESRYPMVTKEELTKANLDVLLLASEPFPFQVKHLAEFQSFLPNTKILLVDGEMFWYGAKMVEAGLYLERLTKKIEEITSGGSSKQKECRNVKFTKVSKM; via the coding sequence ATGGGACAGTTCATACTTGATCATCTTGGGCGGCAAGTGAATCTTTCTACTGTGCCGAAGCGTATTATCTCTATTTGTCCAGCCATAACTGAGACACTATTTGCCCTAGGACTGGAGAAAGAAATCGTTGGCCGAACAAAATATTGCATCTTTCCTAAAGGGATGGTGGAAAGCATCCCGATCGTGGGCGGTACAAAAGAAGTGAATATGGAAACCATCCGTGATTTACAACCTGATCTGATACTAGCGGAAAAAGAAGAAAACACAAAAGAGATTGTGCTAGCACTTGAAAAGGTTGCCCCTGTTTTTGTCTCGGAGGTACAAAAGATAGATGATTCCTACCGGATGATCGAAGCGCTGGGATTACTGATGAATAGAGAAAAGGCGGCTGAGCATCTCATCGCATCCTGCAAAACATCCTTCCCAAACCCTTCATGTAAGCAGAAGCTAAATGCCGCCTATGTGATTTGGAGAAAACCATATATGGTGGTTGGCGGAACGACATATATTAATGATGTGTTAGATACACTGGGTTTCCAAAACCCTTTCGCAACGGAAGAATCAAGGTATCCCATGGTTACAAAAGAGGAGCTAACTAAAGCAAATCTTGATGTGCTATTGCTTGCTTCTGAACCTTTTCCCTTTCAAGTAAAACACCTCGCCGAATTTCAATCCTTTCTTCCCAATACAAAAATCTTGTTAGTGGACGGTGAGATGTTTTGGTACGGAGCGAAAATGGTGGAAGCAGGGCTATATTTAGAAAGATTAACTAAAAAAATAGAGGAGATCACTTCGGGTGGTTCCAGTAAACAGAAGGAATGTAGGAATGTCAAATTTACCAAAGTGTCCAAAATGTAA
- a CDS encoding alpha/beta hydrolase, producing the protein MMAEGTFNGVDGIELFFRVIEPLTAPKAAVIVVHGHGDHSGGLQNISESLVNNDYIVYALDLRGHGKSSGKRGYIQSWDEFSGDLHEFRKLVSLDQPGVPLYIVGHSIGGLITLEYALEHSTGISGIIAISPAISYEVTPFEQLGINLLGRVKPDYRIKKPGRIRLLKKKSAIRVKYESDRLRHNIVTPGLGRSLIQTITRVVNEAPAITLPVLLQYGLEDKITPPTKLRHFFTLLSSPDKELVEYPSARHRPFDEVGREKFLGDLVGWLDHHMIHNKW; encoded by the coding sequence ATGATGGCAGAAGGTACATTTAATGGTGTCGATGGAATCGAGTTATTTTTTCGTGTGATCGAACCATTAACAGCTCCAAAAGCGGCGGTTATCGTCGTTCATGGACATGGGGACCACAGCGGCGGGTTACAGAATATAAGTGAAAGCTTGGTTAATAACGACTATATTGTCTATGCCCTTGATTTGCGTGGTCATGGAAAAAGCTCCGGTAAAAGGGGTTATATACAATCTTGGGATGAATTTAGCGGGGATTTACACGAGTTTCGCAAGCTTGTTTCACTCGATCAGCCCGGGGTGCCCTTGTATATTGTGGGACATAGTATTGGCGGCCTGATTACCCTCGAGTATGCATTGGAGCATAGTACGGGTATTTCAGGAATAATAGCAATTTCCCCCGCTATCTCTTACGAAGTCACACCATTCGAACAGTTAGGGATTAACCTATTGGGGAGGGTTAAGCCAGACTATCGCATCAAAAAACCCGGCAGGATTCGCTTATTAAAGAAAAAATCAGCGATTCGTGTTAAATACGAATCAGACAGGTTACGCCATAATATCGTGACCCCTGGTTTAGGACGCAGCCTAATCCAAACGATTACACGAGTGGTAAATGAAGCACCAGCGATTACGCTGCCGGTCTTATTACAATACGGCCTAGAAGATAAGATTACACCCCCCACAAAACTGCGCCATTTTTTTACCCTTTTGTCCTCTCCGGATAAAGAGCTAGTTGAGTACCCTTCAGCTAGGCACCGTCCATTTGATGAGGTGGGAAGAGAGAAGTTTTTAGGAGACTTGGTCGGTTGGTTAGACCACCATATGATACACAACAAATGGTAA
- a CDS encoding DUF2089 domain-containing protein — protein sequence MAYPLITNCPVCSKQLKITKLQCNHCHTIVENEFEVSKLAALAHEQLHFIEVFLKCRGNIKEVEKELGISYPTVRGKLDDIISALGYSTQKKTEVDKKKVVAMLEKGEITAEEAIHLLKEGEL from the coding sequence ATGGCATACCCATTAATTACAAATTGTCCCGTTTGCAGCAAACAATTGAAAATTACGAAGTTACAGTGTAACCATTGCCATACGATCGTGGAAAATGAATTTGAGGTATCAAAGCTAGCGGCCCTTGCCCACGAACAGCTTCATTTTATTGAAGTTTTTCTAAAATGCCGTGGAAATATCAAAGAAGTGGAGAAAGAATTGGGGATTTCCTATCCGACTGTAAGAGGAAAGTTAGATGACATTATTTCTGCTCTCGGCTATTCCACGCAAAAGAAAACGGAAGTGGATAAGAAAAAGGTAGTCGCCATGTTGGAAAAGGGAGAAATCACTGCGGAAGAGGCTATTCATTTATTAAAAGAGGGGGAATTATAA
- a CDS encoding AraC family transcriptional regulator, with protein MDSLTSMNDAMRYIEDNLTDEIDFKVVARIAQCSEYHFKRMFSFLAGITLSEYIRRRRLSLAAFELTNSSLKIIDIAVTYGYNSPDSFTRAFQNLHGVTPSEARNNGQPLKAFPPMTFQLSIRGGNEMNYRIEQKEAFKIVGIKKRVPIIFEGENPVITEMWKSLTMEKIDQLKKLSNVEPKGMIQASTNFSDGRMEEKGELDQYIGVATTQECPENFLSLGVPALTWAIFESAGPFPSTLQETWGRIYSEWFPSSNYQVTEGPEILSIKTKDLTSPSVKSEIWIPVLKK; from the coding sequence ATGGATTCGCTTACTAGCATGAATGATGCAATGAGGTATATCGAGGATAATCTCACTGACGAAATAGACTTCAAAGTGGTGGCAAGGATCGCTCAGTGTTCCGAATATCATTTTAAAAGAATGTTTTCTTTTCTTGCGGGTATTACATTATCAGAATACATTCGCCGTAGACGACTGAGCTTGGCAGCATTTGAACTTACCAATAGTAGTTTGAAAATAATTGATATTGCGGTTACCTATGGATACAATTCACCGGACTCTTTTACTAGAGCTTTTCAAAATTTACATGGTGTAACACCATCAGAAGCAAGAAACAACGGACAGCCATTAAAAGCCTTTCCACCAATGACCTTCCAATTATCAATTAGAGGAGGAAATGAAATGAATTACCGAATCGAACAAAAAGAGGCATTTAAGATAGTTGGTATTAAGAAGAGAGTTCCAATTATCTTTGAAGGAGAAAACCCAGTAATTACTGAAATGTGGAAATCCTTGACTATGGAAAAAATAGATCAATTAAAAAAACTTTCTAATGTTGAACCTAAAGGGATGATTCAAGCATCTACAAACTTTTCGGATGGACGTATGGAAGAAAAAGGAGAGCTTGATCAGTATATTGGAGTGGCAACAACACAAGAATGCCCGGAAAACTTTTTAAGTCTTGGAGTTCCTGCTTTAACATGGGCGATCTTTGAATCAGCAGGACCTTTTCCTAGTACTCTACAAGAAACTTGGGGCAGGATTTATTCAGAGTGGTTTCCATCTTCCAATTATCAAGTTACTGAAGGACCCGAAATCTTGTCGATTAAAACAAAAGATTTAACTTCACCATCTGTGAAAAGCGAAATTTGGATACCAGTTTTGAAAAAATAA
- a CDS encoding transposase, translating into MTRKKAVKVLRKQKKSENIQRFTQKQNIGRASLTAKEFRLLQRMSHSSKALRNVGLYAIKQSYLNTNKMATVKEVDDAMQADVNYWGVQSNSVQAIRRTLYAEAKSFFKALEQWKKNPEKFTGRPKFPKYSGSTEKRIIEIYQVPKVDDNGYWSIPMNVEFRKIFGSIKIRMPKNLLNKKISYIEIVPKQKGRFFEVHYTYEVQKPQMKKQLTTTVNTLSCDLGVDRLISCATNMGDTFLIDGKKLKSINQYFNKTISNLQQKNIENGLSKRVVTNQMAALWKERESQINGYISQTVGLLFKKVTELNIDTIVVGYNAGWKQEVDMGKKNNQKFVQIPFRKLISAIENKCLKEGIRFLKQEESYTSKASFLDRDAIPVWSKDDKTNYHFSGKRINRGLYQSKSGKCIHADINGALNTLRKSEVIKLYENLKIKTPILLEVQKRKAVASRIA; encoded by the coding sequence ATGACTAGAAAAAAAGCCGTCAAAGTGCTGCGAAAACAAAAGAAAAGTGAAAATATTCAACGGTTTACACAGAAACAAAATATTGGACGAGCTAGCCTTACGGCTAAAGAATTTCGTCTGCTTCAGAGGATGTCACATAGCTCCAAGGCGTTGCGAAATGTTGGGTTGTATGCAATTAAACAAAGCTATTTGAACACCAACAAGATGGCAACTGTAAAAGAAGTAGATGATGCCATGCAAGCTGATGTGAACTATTGGGGTGTTCAATCAAACTCGGTTCAAGCTATTCGTAGAACGTTGTATGCAGAAGCGAAGAGCTTTTTTAAAGCGTTAGAACAGTGGAAGAAGAACCCTGAAAAATTCACTGGTCGTCCGAAGTTTCCGAAGTATTCTGGCTCTACTGAAAAGCGAATTATTGAAATCTATCAAGTTCCGAAAGTAGATGATAACGGATATTGGTCTATTCCCATGAATGTTGAATTCAGAAAAATATTTGGTTCTATTAAAATACGTATGCCAAAGAATTTGTTAAACAAAAAAATATCCTATATTGAAATTGTGCCCAAACAAAAAGGTCGGTTCTTTGAGGTGCATTACACTTATGAAGTGCAAAAACCTCAAATGAAAAAGCAACTAACGACCACAGTTAATACTTTGAGTTGTGATTTGGGTGTAGATAGATTGATAAGTTGTGCAACAAATATGGGCGATACGTTCTTAATTGATGGTAAAAAGTTGAAGTCTATTAACCAATACTTCAACAAAACAATAAGTAACTTACAACAAAAAAATATCGAAAATGGTCTTTCGAAACGTGTGGTAACAAATCAGATGGCAGCTCTTTGGAAAGAACGTGAAAGCCAAATCAACGGATATATTTCACAAACCGTCGGTTTGTTGTTCAAAAAAGTGACTGAACTTAATATTGATACCATTGTTGTTGGCTATAACGCCGGTTGGAAACAAGAAGTTGATATGGGAAAGAAGAACAATCAGAAATTTGTTCAAATCCCTTTTCGAAAACTGATTTCTGCCATTGAAAACAAATGTTTGAAAGAAGGTATTCGATTCCTCAAACAAGAAGAAAGTTATACATCAAAAGCTAGTTTTCTAGATAGAGATGCGATTCCTGTTTGGTCAAAAGATGATAAAACAAACTATCATTTTAGTGGCAAACGAATCAATCGTGGTCTGTATCAAAGTAAATCAGGCAAATGTATCCATGCTGACATTAATGGCGCATTGAATACGTTACGAAAATCAGAAGTTATAAAATTGTACGAAAACCTCAAAATTAAAACTCCAATTCTATTAGAAGTGCAAAAACGTAAGGCTGTTGCTTCGCGCATAGCTTAG
- a CDS encoding GNAT family N-acetyltransferase has product MKVKKLNSIHFEEITVETLYIAVEIINSNPEYNQLENGKERRNLGEVKDDLLNGRTKSLFIKLDDTYIGIIDYLLLNEKDQCPWLGLLMIHADYQGFGFGRQAYLTFEKEMVEKGLRVLRIGVLKENHTAQRFWHSVGFEYFKTARTNHAREVDCYEKKVKN; this is encoded by the coding sequence ATGAAGGTGAAAAAATTGAATTCAATCCATTTTGAGGAAATAACAGTGGAAACACTATATATAGCCGTTGAAATCATCAATTCAAATCCAGAATATAATCAGCTGGAGAATGGAAAGGAAAGACGAAACCTTGGGGAAGTAAAAGATGACTTGTTAAATGGCAGAACAAAGAGCCTATTTATTAAGCTTGATGACACTTATATTGGTATTATCGACTATTTACTGTTAAATGAAAAAGACCAATGTCCATGGCTTGGGTTGTTAATGATTCATGCTGATTATCAAGGGTTTGGATTCGGAAGGCAAGCCTATTTGACTTTTGAAAAAGAGATGGTTGAAAAGGGATTGAGGGTTTTACGGATTGGCGTTTTAAAAGAGAACCATACAGCTCAAAGATTTTGGCATTCTGTTGGTTTTGAATATTTTAAAACCGCTCGAACAAATCACGCAAGAGAAGTGGATTGTTATGAGAAAAAGGTAAAGAACTAG
- a CDS encoding MFS transporter, which yields MDSQRWMNRQFFSFFITWGVFLPYWTGWMIHTKGMTVSQASLIMSLGLVVRGLSTLFVFPYLSGKFSSRTLLNGMAIGTLLSLLCSFPANSYMSLLVVTLLLHVFYPSLMPALDSAAGVLVQNRQLRDYGKSRSWGSIGFVVSGMMLTVFTGALGDQVILWALLLGILVFISLCFLPAPIILMEKPQATKMNKGGMLQLFRIKYFGLVLVIVILLQAAHASYYNYGYIFLQEIHAPKYLIGMILNIAVLAEIIFFLIADRFFHKFSVGALLTLAAFGSTVRWILIFLFPSIIVFCIAQTLHACSFAMGHYAFMKYLTKHIPQAQIPNAQGMYSALALSWSTAVFTFFGGYLYEIEPRYAFIGMIICTIPSMVLAIFYRKLTAKVDDSCGLGEQG from the coding sequence ATGGATTCGCAACGATGGATGAACAGACAATTTTTTAGTTTTTTTATCACCTGGGGTGTTTTTCTACCGTATTGGACAGGGTGGATGATTCATACAAAAGGGATGACGGTTTCGCAAGCTAGTTTAATTATGAGTCTAGGGCTGGTTGTCCGCGGTCTTTCTACATTATTTGTCTTTCCTTATTTATCAGGGAAATTTAGCAGTAGAACGTTGCTCAACGGAATGGCGATTGGCACCTTATTATCTCTTCTATGCAGTTTTCCTGCGAATTCATACATGAGTTTATTAGTTGTTACTTTACTGTTGCATGTCTTTTATCCAAGCTTAATGCCGGCATTGGATAGCGCAGCAGGCGTTCTTGTACAAAATAGGCAATTACGAGATTATGGGAAGAGCCGCTCGTGGGGATCTATTGGCTTTGTCGTATCGGGGATGATGTTAACGGTCTTTACAGGAGCACTTGGCGATCAAGTGATTTTATGGGCGTTGTTACTCGGCATATTGGTATTCATTTCTCTTTGTTTCTTACCTGCCCCTATTATATTAATGGAAAAACCACAAGCTACCAAAATGAACAAAGGCGGTATGCTGCAATTATTTCGCATCAAATACTTTGGCCTCGTGCTGGTGATTGTGATTTTACTACAAGCGGCACACGCATCCTATTACAACTATGGCTATATTTTCTTACAAGAAATCCATGCGCCCAAGTATTTAATCGGTATGATTCTTAACATTGCTGTGCTGGCAGAGATCATTTTCTTTTTAATCGCTGATCGGTTCTTTCATAAATTTTCAGTAGGCGCCTTGCTGACACTTGCAGCATTTGGATCAACAGTAAGATGGATCCTCATATTCCTCTTTCCCTCTATTATTGTGTTCTGCATCGCGCAAACTTTGCATGCCTGCTCATTTGCGATGGGCCATTATGCCTTTATGAAATACTTAACTAAGCATATACCACAAGCACAGATTCCGAATGCTCAAGGGATGTATTCAGCATTGGCATTAAGTTGGAGCACAGCGGTGTTCACATTCTTCGGCGGATATTTGTATGAAATCGAGCCAAGATACGCTTTTATCGGGATGATCATTTGTACCATCCCATCGATGGTACTTGCGATCTTCTATCGAAAATTAACTGCAAAGGTGGATGATTCCTGCGGCCTAGGGGAACAAGGATAA
- the yeiL gene encoding transcriptional regulator YeiL, with product MEIYNNEKRQRFLEEYSISYLFSFPIEEFLEVHEYERDEWIIQEGMRPDFLFYVIEGKAKIYVTHQNGKVSLINFIKEEDFFGEMELLHPIYYTKGIQASTTTICYAIPYHRCRTKMLEDAAFLRELAKFLSIKSTQMAAKYTQSLSFPLENRLAEFILQTADGEIYKEKHVTVCDFLGVSYRHLLYVLAQFCDKGYLQKEGRHYRILQPNELNMLARVLMNE from the coding sequence ATGGAAATTTACAACAATGAGAAAAGGCAGCGCTTTTTAGAGGAATATTCGATTAGCTATTTGTTTTCTTTTCCGATTGAAGAGTTTCTGGAAGTGCATGAATATGAACGAGATGAATGGATTATCCAAGAAGGCATGCGTCCGGATTTCTTGTTTTATGTCATTGAAGGAAAAGCGAAAATTTATGTGACGCATCAAAATGGAAAGGTTTCCTTAATTAATTTTATCAAGGAGGAAGATTTTTTCGGGGAAATGGAATTATTACATCCAATTTATTATACGAAAGGAATTCAAGCCTCCACGACGACGATTTGTTATGCGATTCCTTATCATCGCTGCCGCACCAAAATGCTCGAGGATGCTGCCTTTCTTCGTGAACTGGCGAAGTTCTTAAGTATAAAATCTACACAAATGGCGGCAAAATACACACAAAGCCTTTCTTTCCCGCTAGAAAACCGACTTGCTGAGTTTATTTTGCAAACGGCAGATGGGGAGATCTATAAGGAGAAACACGTCACTGTTTGTGATTTTTTAGGCGTCTCCTACCGTCATTTATTATATGTACTGGCACAATTCTGCGATAAAGGCTATTTGCAAAAGGAAGGACGTCACTATCGCATCTTACAGCCCAACGAATTAAATATGCTTGCCAGGGTGTTGATGAATGAATAA
- a CDS encoding DMT family transporter, which translates to MEKRTSIRVYIMTITGAVCWGLIGLLIAPLYARGFTAWDVVAIRGIFTFVILILVMTAFYREQLRTRLKDHLFFACAGIFSIALFNFFYFEVFSQSSLSLAVTLLYTGPLFVTILSRIFFKEPLTIRKGWALALAITGCAFVVGLLPFGQDEIQMKTLLMGILSGFCYALYSIFSKPVTKRYSALTITTYTFLYTSLFMLLTSDIRNKLDQFQYIDVWVSAVLLALVATVAAFLLYTSGLKHLEASKASILATMEPIIAVITGVLFLGEHLRGWQVLGIALVLYSAILVAGGRSKVQKSEKRKVQDESNRAGNECI; encoded by the coding sequence ATGGAAAAACGGACGAGTATTAGAGTGTATATCATGACAATTACCGGTGCGGTATGTTGGGGTCTAATTGGTTTATTGATTGCTCCATTGTATGCACGTGGCTTCACGGCTTGGGACGTAGTGGCCATTCGGGGCATTTTTACCTTTGTGATCTTAATTCTAGTGATGACAGCATTTTATCGTGAGCAGTTACGTACCAGATTAAAAGATCATCTTTTTTTCGCTTGTGCAGGAATTTTTAGTATCGCTTTATTTAATTTTTTTTATTTTGAAGTTTTTTCTCAGTCGAGTTTATCGCTTGCAGTAACACTTTTATATACTGGCCCGCTGTTTGTAACCATTCTGTCTCGTATCTTTTTTAAAGAGCCCTTGACCATTCGTAAAGGCTGGGCACTTGCACTTGCTATTACAGGGTGTGCATTTGTTGTCGGTCTACTGCCATTTGGCCAAGACGAGATACAAATGAAAACCTTGTTAATGGGGATTCTATCTGGATTTTGTTATGCGTTGTACAGTATTTTCAGTAAACCTGTTACGAAGCGGTATTCTGCCTTGACCATAACAACCTACACATTTCTTTATACGAGTCTATTTATGCTATTGACAAGTGATATAAGAAACAAGCTAGATCAATTTCAATATATAGATGTTTGGGTATCAGCGGTGTTGTTAGCGTTAGTGGCAACAGTTGCAGCTTTTCTTTTGTACACATCAGGACTTAAACATTTAGAAGCAAGTAAGGCTTCCATTTTGGCAACGATGGAACCCATCATTGCAGTCATAACGGGTGTCCTTTTTCTTGGGGAACATCTACGGGGCTGGCAGGTGTTAGGGATCGCTCTGGTTTTGTATTCGGCCATCCTTGTTGCAGGTGGACGATCAAAGGTACAGAAAAGTGAGAAGAGGAAAGTCCAGGATGAGAGTAATAGAGCAGGAAATGAGTGTATATGA
- a CDS encoding TetR/AcrR family transcriptional regulator, which produces MVQQRRRGNELKEAIYISAIELLESEGYKAITFQNIAKKAQTSRSVLYRSWSSPFIILYEAVRWKTFQDGNGSVGNASFDTGSLRGDLLALCQHWVRNSLAFSSEFLKGFLTEIIENPEFTYLSEKVTVSNLLVIEKIIERASIRGEIKHEVSNMVKLLPFEILRYHLVFMKDAVDDPFIKQLVDHVLLPAMTNGNKVER; this is translated from the coding sequence AACTATTAGAAAGCGAAGGCTACAAAGCCATCACGTTTCAAAATATAGCTAAAAAGGCACAAACGAGTCGAAGTGTCTTATATCGATCTTGGTCATCACCCTTCATCATTTTATATGAGGCAGTCAGGTGGAAGACCTTTCAAGACGGGAATGGAAGCGTTGGTAATGCCTCTTTTGATACAGGCAGTCTTCGTGGTGATTTACTAGCATTATGCCAACATTGGGTTAGAAACTCACTGGCCTTTTCCTCAGAATTCTTGAAAGGTTTTTTAACCGAAATAATCGAGAATCCGGAATTTACCTATTTGTCAGAAAAGGTGACAGTCTCCAACTTGCTGGTTATTGAAAAAATCATTGAGAGAGCTAGTATACGAGGTGAAATCAAGCATGAGGTTAGTAATATGGTGAAGTTGCTGCCTTTTGAGATATTACGTTACCATCTCGTTTTTATGAAGGATGCGGTCGATGATCCATTCATCAAGCAGTTAGTGGATCATGTTTTGCTGCCAGCTATGACAAATGGGAATAAGGTTGAGAGGTAG